In Pseudomonas sp. GCEP-101, one DNA window encodes the following:
- a CDS encoding bile acid:sodium symporter family protein: MTNDPLLTLFMPIALGIIMLGLGLSLTLADFARVVRYPKPVLIGLVCQIILLPLACFLITLGFALEAALAVGMMLLAASPGGTTANLYSHLAHGDVALNITLTAVNSVIAILTMPLIVNLSLLYFMNDGQTIPLQFGKVVQVFIIVLGPVAIGMLVRRLLPAVAAVLQKPVKILSALLLAVIIGVAVTKDWQTFLTYAPIVGAAALCFNLLSLAVGYWVPRLLRLSKPQSIAIGMEIGIHNGTLAIALALSPMLLNNQTMAIPAAIYGVLMFFTAGLFGWWVSRGVAKTAPEQATA, translated from the coding sequence ATGACCAACGATCCCTTGCTGACGCTCTTCATGCCCATTGCCCTGGGCATCATCATGCTGGGCCTCGGCCTGTCCCTGACCCTCGCCGACTTCGCCCGCGTGGTGCGCTATCCCAAGCCTGTGCTGATCGGCCTGGTCTGCCAGATCATCCTGCTGCCCCTGGCATGCTTCCTCATCACCCTGGGCTTTGCCCTGGAAGCGGCGCTGGCGGTGGGCATGATGCTGCTGGCCGCATCCCCCGGCGGTACCACCGCCAACCTCTACAGCCACCTGGCCCACGGCGACGTGGCGCTGAACATCACGCTCACCGCGGTGAACTCGGTGATCGCCATCCTCACCATGCCGCTGATCGTCAACCTGTCGCTGCTGTACTTCATGAACGACGGCCAGACCATCCCGCTGCAGTTCGGCAAGGTGGTGCAGGTGTTCATCATCGTCCTCGGCCCCGTGGCCATCGGCATGCTCGTGCGGCGCCTGCTGCCCGCCGTGGCCGCGGTGTTGCAGAAGCCGGTGAAGATTCTTTCCGCGCTGCTGCTGGCGGTGATCATCGGCGTGGCCGTGACCAAGGACTGGCAGACCTTCCTCACCTATGCGCCCATCGTCGGCGCGGCGGCGCTGTGCTTCAACCTGCTGAGCCTGGCCGTGGGCTACTGGGTCCCGCGTCTGCTGAGACTTTCCAAGCCGCAATCGATCGCCATCGGCATGGAGATCGGTATCCACAACGGCACCCTCGCCATCGCCCTGGCGCTCAGCCCGATGTTGCTGAACAACCAGACCATGGCGATCCCCGCGGCCATCTATGGCGTGCTGATGTTCTTCACCGCCGGCCTCTTCGGCTGGTGGGTCAGCCGCGGCGTGGCCAAGACCGCGCCGGAGCAGGCGACGGCCTGA